The nucleotide sequence CCCTCTTTGTGTGGGCCGCGCTGCTTCTCTTCACCGCCCCAGAGCCGCTGCCCAGTTCGGTACTTTGCGTTTGCGCGGCGGCCCTGTACACTGTCAAGGCTTGCCTGCTTCCCTTGCGGGCAGTTCCAGACCAGGAGGACACAGACATGGCAAAAGGAACGTTTGAACGCACGAAGCCGCACGTGAACGTGGGGACGATTGGGCACGTGGACCATGGGAAAACCACCCTGACGGCCGCCATCACCTTCACGGCCGCCGCCGCTGACCCGAC is from Deinococcus arcticus and encodes:
- a CDS encoding GTP-binding protein, producing MAKGTFERTKPHVNVGTIGHVDHGKTTLTAAITFTAAAADPT